From a region of the Primulina eburnea isolate SZY01 chromosome 7, ASM2296580v1, whole genome shotgun sequence genome:
- the LOC140837287 gene encoding protein JASON-like isoform X1: MVWSWFPTEKQWREGETGAVAAVRFLRRAVVATMGCFFGCFGVKDSQPQFVSPPEPVVSRNKTSLSSLLVSDEDYSLGTEEGGQNSQNEEVYFRELKEQAKFLKACGTLAETPNEIRKASERWVDITSQNGEQKPLNFNSWLPNASIEKFNLGKQSLDSPQPVKICEEGIAGSVEDTPTSCLTDGLTRRQSTSSDLQNVLTPKDEKHNDSEASSVSPGALAPSEQFQNKSVRFDCDYDRSPYSSKGSTSESASQHSKGSGSAGHFSLSKPSVNPTPLKLTDEMLTPGTVFPRYLDNLAPGKTFTVRSQFVYPVPKPVDSLHQWEEYNSNSNDLIGSHNLNDEATPMTVSMLDITMKDVSVQKEMKDNAGLDSWSKPLSSKHDDNKKLSGSSSGENVVCRKVSGDRPILGMVAAHWNDDENSRISPKWWDGNGIPNSTNKYKEDQKVSWHATPFEERLEKALSEETFISKRKPISGTSAPDFNDTEESDTALSHLQSSTHLSSVVSF; encoded by the exons ATGGTATGGTCTTGGTTCCCTACTGAGAAGCAGTGGCGCGAAGGTGAAACAGGAGCTGTAGCAGCAGTTCGGTTTCTGCGAAGAGCAGTGGTCGCCACGATGGGCTGTTTTTTTGGATGTTTTGGTGTTAAAGATTCTCAACCTCAATTCGTTTCTCCACCT GAGCCTGTGGTGTCTCGAAATAAGACTTCTCTTTCATCCCTTTTGGTTTCTGATG AAGACTATTCACTTGGAACGGAAGAGGGAGGTCAGAATTCACAAAATGAGGAAGTTTATTTCAGGGAGCTCAAGGAACAG GCCAAGTTCCTCAAGGCTTGTGGAACTTTAGCTGAAACTCCCAATGAAATCCGAAAAGCCTCAGAGAGATGGGTGGATATAACTTCTCAAAATGGAGAACAAAAACCTTTGAATTTCAATTCATGGCTTCCCAATGCTTCCATTGAGAAATTTAATCTAGGGAAGCAATCTCTTGACTCTCCACAACCTGTCAAAATTTGTGAAGAAGGAATAGCAGGTTCTGTGGAGGATACTCCCACCAG CTGCTTGACTGATGGGCTTACCAGAAGGCAATCTACCAGCAGTGATCTTCAGAATGTTCTTACACCCAAAGATGAAAAGCATAACGATTCTGAAGCTTCATCGGTTTCACCAGGGGCCTTAGCTCCAAGTGAACAGTTCCAAAACAAATCTGTTCGTTTTGATTGTGACTATGATAGGTCTCCATATTCTTCAAAAGGATCTACATCTGAAAGTGCTAGTCAACACTCAAAAGGATCAGGGTCAGCTGGACATTTTAGTTTGTCCAAGCCATCAGTCAATCCAACACCACTGAAACTAACGGATGAAATGCTAACACCTGGAACTGTATTCCCTCGATATTTGGATAATTTGGCTCCTGGAAAAACTTTCACGGTCAGGTCTCAATTTGTGTACCCTGTACCAAAACCAGTTGATAGTCTCCACCAGTGGGAAGAATATAATTCAAATTCCAATGACCTGATTGGATCTCATAACCTAAATGATGAAGCAACCCCAATGACAGTTTCAATGTTGGACATCACAATGAAGGACGTTTCAGTTCAAAAAGAGATGAAGGATAACGCAGGCTTGGATTCTTGGTCCAAACCACTTTCATCCAAGCATGATGACAACAAGAAACTATCTGGTTCATCATCAGGTGAAAATGTTGTTTGTCGTAAAGTTTCCGGCGATAGACCTATTCTGGGTATGGTGGCAGCCCATTGGAATGATGATGAAAATTCTCGTATTTCACCTAAATGGTGGGATGGGAATGGGATTCCAAATTCAACTAACAAATACAAAGAG GATCAAAAAGTTAGTTGGCATGCAACACCATTTGAAGAGAGACTGGAAAAGGCATTATCTGAAGAAACATTTATATCTAAAAG GAAGCCCATCAGTGGGACATCAGCACCTGATTTTAATGATACTGAAGAATCTGATACTGCTCTGTCACATTTGCAATCTTCCACCCATTTGAGTTCGGTTGTTTCATTCTGA
- the LOC140837287 gene encoding protein JASON-like isoform X2, translating to MVWSWFPTEKQWREGETGAVAAVRFLRRAVVATMGCFFGCFGVKDSQPQFVSPPEPVVSRNKTSLSSLLVSDDYSLGTEEGGQNSQNEEVYFRELKEQAKFLKACGTLAETPNEIRKASERWVDITSQNGEQKPLNFNSWLPNASIEKFNLGKQSLDSPQPVKICEEGIAGSVEDTPTSCLTDGLTRRQSTSSDLQNVLTPKDEKHNDSEASSVSPGALAPSEQFQNKSVRFDCDYDRSPYSSKGSTSESASQHSKGSGSAGHFSLSKPSVNPTPLKLTDEMLTPGTVFPRYLDNLAPGKTFTVRSQFVYPVPKPVDSLHQWEEYNSNSNDLIGSHNLNDEATPMTVSMLDITMKDVSVQKEMKDNAGLDSWSKPLSSKHDDNKKLSGSSSGENVVCRKVSGDRPILGMVAAHWNDDENSRISPKWWDGNGIPNSTNKYKEDQKVSWHATPFEERLEKALSEETFISKRKPISGTSAPDFNDTEESDTALSHLQSSTHLSSVVSF from the exons ATGGTATGGTCTTGGTTCCCTACTGAGAAGCAGTGGCGCGAAGGTGAAACAGGAGCTGTAGCAGCAGTTCGGTTTCTGCGAAGAGCAGTGGTCGCCACGATGGGCTGTTTTTTTGGATGTTTTGGTGTTAAAGATTCTCAACCTCAATTCGTTTCTCCACCT GAGCCTGTGGTGTCTCGAAATAAGACTTCTCTTTCATCCCTTTTGGTTTCTGATG ACTATTCACTTGGAACGGAAGAGGGAGGTCAGAATTCACAAAATGAGGAAGTTTATTTCAGGGAGCTCAAGGAACAG GCCAAGTTCCTCAAGGCTTGTGGAACTTTAGCTGAAACTCCCAATGAAATCCGAAAAGCCTCAGAGAGATGGGTGGATATAACTTCTCAAAATGGAGAACAAAAACCTTTGAATTTCAATTCATGGCTTCCCAATGCTTCCATTGAGAAATTTAATCTAGGGAAGCAATCTCTTGACTCTCCACAACCTGTCAAAATTTGTGAAGAAGGAATAGCAGGTTCTGTGGAGGATACTCCCACCAG CTGCTTGACTGATGGGCTTACCAGAAGGCAATCTACCAGCAGTGATCTTCAGAATGTTCTTACACCCAAAGATGAAAAGCATAACGATTCTGAAGCTTCATCGGTTTCACCAGGGGCCTTAGCTCCAAGTGAACAGTTCCAAAACAAATCTGTTCGTTTTGATTGTGACTATGATAGGTCTCCATATTCTTCAAAAGGATCTACATCTGAAAGTGCTAGTCAACACTCAAAAGGATCAGGGTCAGCTGGACATTTTAGTTTGTCCAAGCCATCAGTCAATCCAACACCACTGAAACTAACGGATGAAATGCTAACACCTGGAACTGTATTCCCTCGATATTTGGATAATTTGGCTCCTGGAAAAACTTTCACGGTCAGGTCTCAATTTGTGTACCCTGTACCAAAACCAGTTGATAGTCTCCACCAGTGGGAAGAATATAATTCAAATTCCAATGACCTGATTGGATCTCATAACCTAAATGATGAAGCAACCCCAATGACAGTTTCAATGTTGGACATCACAATGAAGGACGTTTCAGTTCAAAAAGAGATGAAGGATAACGCAGGCTTGGATTCTTGGTCCAAACCACTTTCATCCAAGCATGATGACAACAAGAAACTATCTGGTTCATCATCAGGTGAAAATGTTGTTTGTCGTAAAGTTTCCGGCGATAGACCTATTCTGGGTATGGTGGCAGCCCATTGGAATGATGATGAAAATTCTCGTATTTCACCTAAATGGTGGGATGGGAATGGGATTCCAAATTCAACTAACAAATACAAAGAG GATCAAAAAGTTAGTTGGCATGCAACACCATTTGAAGAGAGACTGGAAAAGGCATTATCTGAAGAAACATTTATATCTAAAAG GAAGCCCATCAGTGGGACATCAGCACCTGATTTTAATGATACTGAAGAATCTGATACTGCTCTGTCACATTTGCAATCTTCCACCCATTTGAGTTCGGTTGTTTCATTCTGA